A single genomic interval of Carassius auratus strain Wakin chromosome 30, ASM336829v1, whole genome shotgun sequence harbors:
- the fam219ab gene encoding protein FAM219A isoform X4, with product MMEEIDRFQVPTEAEMQPFDPASSTTSEADSDTRESEPATLNYKPSPLHMKIDKQRELVRKGSLKNGNAGSPVNQQPKKNNVMARTRLVVPNKGYSSLDQSPDEKPLVALDTDSDDDFDMSRYSSSGYSSAEQINQDLNIQLLKDGYRLDEIPDDEDLDLIPPKSVNSTCMCCQATSSTACQIQ from the exons ATGATGGAAGAAATTGACAGATTTCAAGTGCCGACCGAGGCAGAGATGCAGCCTTTT GATCCAGCATCATCGACTACATCAGAGGCAGACTCAGATACCAGGGAGAGTGAACCTGCCACCCTCAACTATAAACCTTCTCCTCTCCATATGAAGATAG ACAAACAGAGAGAGTTGGTTAGGAAAGGATCACTGAAAAATGGCAATGCTGGAAGCCCTGTCAATCAGCAACCCAAGAAAAATAATGTGATGGCCAGAACAAG GCTAGTGGTTCCCAATAAAGGCTACTCTTCTTTAGACCAGAGTCCAGATGAGAAACCTTTAGTTGCTCTAGACACAGACAG CGATGACGACTTTGACATGTCTAGATATTCCTCGTCAGGATATTCGTCAGCCGAG CAGATAAACCAGGATCTGAACATCCAGCTACTGAAAGATGGCTACAGGCTTGATGAGATCCCTGATGACGAAGACCTGGACCTCATACCACCCAAATCCGTTAACTCAACTTGCATGTGCTGCCAAGCCACCTCCTCCACTGCTTGTCAAATCCAGTAA
- the fam219ab gene encoding protein FAM219A isoform X3, with translation MMEEIDRFQVPTEAEMQPFQDPASSTTSEADSDTRESEPATLNYKPSPLHMKIDKQRELVRKGSLKNGNAGSPVNQQPKKNNVMARTRLVVPNKGYSSLDQSPDEKPLVALDTDSDDDFDMSRYSSSGYSSAEQINQDLNIQLLKDGYRLDEIPDDEDLDLIPPKSVNSTCMCCQATSSTACQIQ, from the exons ATGATGGAAGAAATTGACAGATTTCAAGTGCCGACCGAGGCAGAGATGCAGCCTTTT CAGGATCCAGCATCATCGACTACATCAGAGGCAGACTCAGATACCAGGGAGAGTGAACCTGCCACCCTCAACTATAAACCTTCTCCTCTCCATATGAAGATAG ACAAACAGAGAGAGTTGGTTAGGAAAGGATCACTGAAAAATGGCAATGCTGGAAGCCCTGTCAATCAGCAACCCAAGAAAAATAATGTGATGGCCAGAACAAG GCTAGTGGTTCCCAATAAAGGCTACTCTTCTTTAGACCAGAGTCCAGATGAGAAACCTTTAGTTGCTCTAGACACAGACAG CGATGACGACTTTGACATGTCTAGATATTCCTCGTCAGGATATTCGTCAGCCGAG CAGATAAACCAGGATCTGAACATCCAGCTACTGAAAGATGGCTACAGGCTTGATGAGATCCCTGATGACGAAGACCTGGACCTCATACCACCCAAATCCGTTAACTCAACTTGCATGTGCTGCCAAGCCACCTCCTCCACTGCTTGTCAAATCCAGTAA
- the fam219ab gene encoding protein FAM219A isoform X1 yields the protein MMEEIDRFQVPTEAEMQPFQDPASSTTSEADSDTRESEPATLNYKPSPLHMKIDKQRELVRKGSLKNGNAGSPVNQQPKKNNVMARTRLVVPNKGYSSLDQSPDEKPLVALDTDSDDDFDMSRYSSSGYSSAEVRSLREQQINQDLNIQLLKDGYRLDEIPDDEDLDLIPPKSVNSTCMCCQATSSTACQIQ from the exons ATGATGGAAGAAATTGACAGATTTCAAGTGCCGACCGAGGCAGAGATGCAGCCTTTT CAGGATCCAGCATCATCGACTACATCAGAGGCAGACTCAGATACCAGGGAGAGTGAACCTGCCACCCTCAACTATAAACCTTCTCCTCTCCATATGAAGATAG ACAAACAGAGAGAGTTGGTTAGGAAAGGATCACTGAAAAATGGCAATGCTGGAAGCCCTGTCAATCAGCAACCCAAGAAAAATAATGTGATGGCCAGAACAAG GCTAGTGGTTCCCAATAAAGGCTACTCTTCTTTAGACCAGAGTCCAGATGAGAAACCTTTAGTTGCTCTAGACACAGACAG CGATGACGACTTTGACATGTCTAGATATTCCTCGTCAGGATATTCGTCAGCCGAGGTGAGGTCTCTAAGGGAACAG CAGATAAACCAGGATCTGAACATCCAGCTACTGAAAGATGGCTACAGGCTTGATGAGATCCCTGATGACGAAGACCTGGACCTCATACCACCCAAATCCGTTAACTCAACTTGCATGTGCTGCCAAGCCACCTCCTCCACTGCTTGTCAAATCCAGTAA
- the fam219ab gene encoding protein FAM219A isoform X2 has protein sequence MMEEIDRFQVPTEAEMQPFDPASSTTSEADSDTRESEPATLNYKPSPLHMKIDKQRELVRKGSLKNGNAGSPVNQQPKKNNVMARTRLVVPNKGYSSLDQSPDEKPLVALDTDSDDDFDMSRYSSSGYSSAEVRSLREQQINQDLNIQLLKDGYRLDEIPDDEDLDLIPPKSVNSTCMCCQATSSTACQIQ, from the exons ATGATGGAAGAAATTGACAGATTTCAAGTGCCGACCGAGGCAGAGATGCAGCCTTTT GATCCAGCATCATCGACTACATCAGAGGCAGACTCAGATACCAGGGAGAGTGAACCTGCCACCCTCAACTATAAACCTTCTCCTCTCCATATGAAGATAG ACAAACAGAGAGAGTTGGTTAGGAAAGGATCACTGAAAAATGGCAATGCTGGAAGCCCTGTCAATCAGCAACCCAAGAAAAATAATGTGATGGCCAGAACAAG GCTAGTGGTTCCCAATAAAGGCTACTCTTCTTTAGACCAGAGTCCAGATGAGAAACCTTTAGTTGCTCTAGACACAGACAG CGATGACGACTTTGACATGTCTAGATATTCCTCGTCAGGATATTCGTCAGCCGAGGTGAGGTCTCTAAGGGAACAG CAGATAAACCAGGATCTGAACATCCAGCTACTGAAAGATGGCTACAGGCTTGATGAGATCCCTGATGACGAAGACCTGGACCTCATACCACCCAAATCCGTTAACTCAACTTGCATGTGCTGCCAAGCCACCTCCTCCACTGCTTGTCAAATCCAGTAA